Proteins co-encoded in one Thermocrinis sp. genomic window:
- the kdsB gene encoding 3-deoxy-manno-octulosonate cytidylyltransferase, which translates to MKQVIVIPSRLSSTRLREKPLQLIKGKPLIRWVVEGCVKTGKEVVLATDSERIAKVVQDLPIRIVFTPSELPSGSDRVAYAIKDIEADYVINYQGDEPFVYKDDVESLLSALDEYPVATLAIHDPDSYTSPSCVKVVLDENQRALYFSRSPIPYMKGNSSIYPLKHVGIYAFRREVLMDFVNWKPSTLERLESLEQLRLLEKGVDIKVLLSSNYYHGVDTEEDLKLVEEKITFYL; encoded by the coding sequence ATGAAACAAGTTATAGTCATACCATCAAGGCTCAGCTCCACTAGGCTTAGGGAAAAACCGCTCCAGCTTATAAAAGGCAAACCTTTGATAAGGTGGGTAGTGGAAGGATGTGTAAAAACAGGAAAAGAGGTTGTACTTGCCACAGACAGCGAAAGAATAGCCAAAGTAGTCCAAGATCTGCCCATCAGGATTGTTTTCACACCCTCAGAGCTCCCTTCTGGAAGTGATAGGGTAGCTTATGCCATAAAAGATATAGAGGCGGATTATGTGATTAACTACCAAGGTGATGAGCCTTTTGTTTATAAAGACGATGTGGAAAGCCTTCTTTCCGCTTTGGACGAATACCCTGTAGCTACCCTTGCTATACACGATCCGGATTCGTACACCAGTCCTTCTTGTGTGAAAGTAGTCTTGGACGAAAACCAAAGGGCTTTATACTTTTCCAGAAGCCCCATCCCTTACATGAAGGGAAATTCCTCTATCTATCCTCTAAAACACGTAGGTATTTACGCTTTTAGAAGAGAAGTTCTTATGGATTTTGTCAATTGGAAGCCATCCACTTTGGAAAGGCTTGAATCTTTGGAGCAACTTAGGCTATTGGAAAAGGGAGTTGATATAAAGGTCTTACTTAGCTCAAACTACTACCACGGCGTTGATACAGAAGAGGACCTAAAGCTCGTGGAAGAGAAGATTACTTTTTACCTTTAA
- a CDS encoding histidine triad nucleotide-binding protein, with translation MKDCIFCKIVSREIPSKGVYEDDWVYAFHDINPVAPVHILIVPKKHIFGIQSLEQEDEQLVGHMFYVARKIGESLNLSSPDSTKGGYRLVFNVGEHAGQSVFHLHLHLIGGRSMSWPPG, from the coding sequence ATGAAGGACTGTATATTTTGTAAGATCGTCAGCAGAGAAATACCCTCTAAAGGCGTGTACGAAGATGATTGGGTGTATGCCTTCCACGACATAAACCCGGTGGCTCCAGTTCATATACTAATAGTTCCCAAAAAACACATATTTGGTATTCAGTCTTTGGAGCAGGAAGATGAACAGTTAGTAGGACACATGTTTTACGTAGCGAGAAAGATAGGGGAAAGTTTAAACTTGTCCTCTCCGGACAGCACAAAAGGTGGTTATAGATTGGTCTTTAACGTCGGTGAGCACGCAGGTCAGAGCGTGTTTCATCTGCATCTTCACCTAATAGGTGGAAGATCTATGAGCTGGCCCCCTGGCTAA
- a CDS encoding ATP-dependent DNA helicase, which translates to MPFLLYSFLLNKGLERREAQERFFDIVSHTIENGGISIIQAPTGTGKTYGYLIPILEKGQKAIISTGTKLLQEQLRRDIETLKVYHSYLTGESVDYLILKGKNNYLCLDRFYQQPPDKRPSQIEDLLESEWDGDWEFVQVDVELWKDLCVEDDYCTSHYRSICKYSEECYYWSKLKRREKNARIIVVNHALLALKEFENPEDRLLVIDEAHELDKYVTSSLTDGVSTYTLRVEIMERIVQFLPDAQARVEEFFERHFSEMFDEETQQKPLQNLAPYLKDFEELIIRPISTYHKRIKEKLISEIGNYLTSKLWISLKLKDYLQRSSLLNWEEYFQLNVSFDEPTEEEERVIKKLKTYELLEKKIQRLKDFYKVMKSPPADVGFSISRKWSSRLKGFNYRLERFPVFPAGYFDLSGYKGVIITSATVDPEDLYQTMGIVGEFYDLPHTFPYHRVEFVVYNANPKEKEEWELCLKLAYKKLRTLHDRVLALLTNKEQLNLFRDEEGIALQGEDKLSLLVEALRKGEIKALVGLDSLWFGIDVKGEKGILMAKLPFDSPEDPLTYHRIRYLKEIGEEPFEYQKMKALIKFRQGLGRMMRSSQDFGTIILCDRRIFKFKEFRQAVEDLGMKIKYIKHV; encoded by the coding sequence ATGCCCTTCTTGCTCTATAGCTTTCTGTTAAACAAAGGACTTGAAAGAAGGGAAGCACAGGAGAGGTTTTTTGATATTGTATCCCATACCATAGAAAATGGCGGGATAAGCATAATTCAGGCACCAACAGGCACCGGCAAAACTTATGGCTACCTTATACCCATATTGGAAAAAGGGCAAAAGGCTATAATATCTACCGGCACCAAGCTTTTGCAAGAGCAGTTAAGAAGGGATATTGAAACCTTAAAGGTTTATCACTCCTACTTAACCGGTGAGAGTGTAGATTACTTGATTCTGAAGGGAAAGAACAATTACCTCTGTCTTGATAGGTTCTACCAACAGCCACCAGACAAAAGACCTTCCCAGATAGAGGATCTTCTGGAGAGCGAGTGGGACGGGGATTGGGAATTCGTGCAGGTGGATGTAGAGCTTTGGAAAGATCTTTGCGTAGAGGATGATTACTGCACTTCACATTACAGAAGTATTTGCAAATACAGTGAAGAGTGCTACTACTGGAGTAAGTTGAAAAGGAGAGAAAAGAACGCAAGGATAATCGTAGTAAATCATGCCCTTTTGGCACTCAAGGAGTTTGAAAACCCAGAGGATAGGCTTTTGGTGATAGACGAAGCCCACGAGCTTGACAAATACGTAACCTCTTCCTTAACAGACGGTGTATCTACCTATACCCTAAGGGTGGAGATAATGGAAAGAATAGTCCAGTTTTTGCCAGATGCACAGGCGCGTGTAGAAGAATTCTTTGAGCGCCACTTTTCAGAGATGTTTGATGAGGAAACACAACAGAAACCACTTCAAAACTTAGCTCCATACTTAAAGGACTTTGAAGAGCTGATAATAAGACCGATAAGCACATACCACAAAAGAATAAAGGAAAAGCTCATATCAGAAATCGGAAACTACCTGACCTCCAAGCTGTGGATCAGTCTGAAGCTTAAGGATTACCTTCAGCGGTCCAGCCTCTTAAACTGGGAAGAATACTTCCAACTTAACGTAAGCTTTGATGAGCCCACAGAGGAAGAAGAGAGAGTTATAAAAAAGCTAAAAACTTATGAACTCTTGGAAAAGAAGATTCAAAGATTGAAGGACTTTTACAAGGTTATGAAATCGCCTCCCGCAGACGTGGGATTTTCCATCAGTAGAAAGTGGAGCAGTAGGCTTAAAGGCTTTAACTATAGGCTGGAGAGGTTCCCTGTCTTTCCCGCTGGATACTTTGACCTTAGCGGTTATAAGGGAGTGATCATAACCTCCGCTACAGTTGACCCAGAGGATCTTTACCAAACTATGGGTATAGTGGGGGAGTTTTACGACCTTCCCCACACATTCCCATATCACAGAGTGGAGTTTGTAGTTTATAACGCAAACCCAAAGGAGAAAGAAGAGTGGGAACTGTGTCTAAAACTTGCCTACAAAAAACTAAGAACTCTTCACGATAGAGTCTTAGCCCTGCTAACAAACAAGGAACAACTAAATCTTTTTAGAGACGAAGAAGGTATAGCTTTACAGGGGGAAGATAAATTGTCCCTTCTCGTTGAAGCTCTGAGAAAAGGAGAGATAAAGGCATTGGTTGGCTTAGACAGTCTTTGGTTTGGGATTGATGTTAAGGGGGAAAAGGGAATACTGATGGCTAAACTTCCCTTTGACAGCCCAGAGGATCCACTTACCTATCACAGAATAAGATACTTAAAAGAGATTGGGGAAGAGCCTTTTGAATATCAAAAGATGAAGGCGCTTATAAAGTTCAGGCAGGGGCTTGGAAGGATGATGAGAAGCTCTCAAGATTTTGGCACAATCATTCTGTGCGATAGAAGAATTTTCAAGTTCAAGGAGTTTAGGCAGGCAGTGGAGGATCTTGGGATGAAGATAAAATATATCAAACATGTTTAG
- a CDS encoding Mrp/NBP35 family ATP-binding protein: MAVKEIMDSLAKQTVNNKKLSELVKDIKLVGDKLELVFMLPNKSLEKEIREKALSVLKDVEGLQDVEISFTEMGQPVQSPAFHRTRLPGVKHLIVVGSGKGGVGKSTVATNIALSLSKLGYKVGLLDGDIYGPSIPTMLGLKNQRVEVDKFNRIIPAEAFGMKVMSVGFLLPSEDTPLIWRGPMLMKALTQFLFDVKWGSLDFLVLDLPPGTGDVQLTLAQTVEIDGAIVVTTPQDVALADVKKAVVMFKEVGIPVLGVIENMAYFVCPESGNKYYIFGKGRVLAFAQAYGLKVLGSVPIEPEIAETSDSGVPIVESSANSQSAKAFLSIAKIIAEELERR, encoded by the coding sequence ATGGCAGTAAAAGAAATAATGGACTCTTTGGCAAAGCAAACTGTGAATAACAAGAAACTCTCCGAATTGGTAAAGGACATAAAGCTAGTGGGTGATAAGCTTGAGTTGGTTTTTATGCTGCCCAACAAAAGTTTGGAAAAGGAGATAAGGGAAAAGGCCTTGAGCGTTTTAAAGGATGTGGAAGGGCTGCAGGACGTTGAAATAAGCTTTACTGAGATGGGACAACCTGTTCAAAGTCCCGCTTTTCATAGAACCAGACTTCCTGGGGTTAAACATTTAATAGTGGTTGGTAGCGGAAAGGGTGGGGTGGGCAAATCTACTGTAGCTACAAACATCGCTCTCTCTTTATCCAAACTTGGATACAAAGTGGGTCTTTTGGACGGAGACATATACGGTCCGAGCATCCCAACTATGCTGGGCCTAAAAAATCAAAGGGTAGAAGTGGATAAATTTAACCGAATTATACCTGCAGAAGCCTTTGGGATGAAGGTAATGTCTGTGGGCTTTTTGCTTCCTTCCGAGGATACGCCGCTTATATGGCGTGGCCCAATGCTAATGAAGGCTCTGACTCAGTTTTTGTTTGACGTAAAGTGGGGTAGTTTGGACTTCTTGGTCTTGGACCTACCACCAGGTACGGGAGACGTTCAGCTAACTTTAGCTCAAACAGTGGAAATTGACGGTGCCATAGTGGTTACCACTCCTCAAGATGTGGCCCTTGCGGACGTAAAGAAGGCGGTGGTGATGTTTAAAGAAGTTGGTATCCCAGTGCTTGGGGTAATAGAGAACATGGCATACTTTGTCTGTCCAGAATCAGGCAACAAGTATTACATATTTGGCAAAGGAAGAGTTTTGGCTTTTGCTCAAGCTTATGGGCTCAAAGTGCTTGGCTCTGTTCCCATAGAGCCTGAAATTGCAGAAACCTCAGACAGTGGTGTGCCAATAGTGGAAAGCTCTGCCAATTCTCAGTCTGCCAAAGCTTTCCTTAGTATAGCAAAGATTATCGCGGAAGAATTAGAAAGGAGGTAA
- a CDS encoding exonuclease domain-containing protein, whose translation MSFGRLKRWYYRKKYREAFERFNWDLDLKKRVKDSCFVVFDTETSHTDFKTAKALSLGAFRLEGLNLKLSDHISFKIKNPVQSLESVKVHGILPDELKGGIEPKQACKEFIEFSRGCLLVGYFTQIDVWVMRNIVKEACGGVFYPYYMDIVDLLEVESKIPTLEELTKKLNLPLSNLHDALEDAYMTSLVFLKLVKKHENLPLGKLPLRV comes from the coding sequence ATGAGCTTTGGTAGGCTCAAGAGGTGGTATTACAGGAAAAAATATAGAGAAGCCTTTGAGAGGTTCAACTGGGATTTGGACTTAAAAAAAAGAGTAAAGGATAGTTGTTTTGTGGTTTTTGACACAGAAACGTCCCACACTGATTTCAAAACTGCCAAAGCCTTAAGTTTGGGTGCTTTTCGTTTGGAAGGCTTAAACCTAAAGCTTTCTGATCACATAAGCTTTAAGATAAAAAATCCTGTTCAGAGCTTGGAAAGCGTAAAGGTGCATGGTATATTACCTGACGAGCTAAAGGGGGGAATAGAGCCCAAACAAGCCTGTAAAGAGTTTATTGAATTCTCCCGGGGATGCTTGCTTGTAGGCTACTTTACACAGATAGATGTTTGGGTAATGAGGAACATAGTAAAAGAAGCATGCGGGGGAGTTTTCTATCCTTACTACATGGACATAGTGGATCTGCTGGAGGTTGAGAGTAAAATTCCTACCTTAGAGGAGCTTACCAAAAAACTAAACTTGCCCCTATCAAACCTTCACGATGCTTTGGAGGATGCTTACATGACTTCTTTGGTATTTCTTAAGCTGGTAAAAAAGCACGAAAACCTCCCATTAGGAAAGCTCCCACTCAGAGTGTGA
- a CDS encoding helicase, translating into MGSVKSQFLGYVFEGAFKLGFLKDKIVDYEDFKKKGVFLYVAQKYEYVLEDLVRAWMELEEIVPDRLEELRELGIGDYTDKKLLYFLFLTGFYEGLFFGGQFEKSHLIKYAIGEEAEAGRYLNADLIFIDGSALYVVDFKLGGAQHKAKYILSGQEENIPFRTPGVPINLSLGEMSLEGFLDSLIRLEDKLLNLQSVNPEIKGFLQTLSYAVDYLCEEKPEKNLSEINVFLLYPLAEPFCARFYWKGENLNQYREQIKEIYHKFSEKDWSFSALEKPSAVRFERIHNETFRKIEELNEKIRQLESQEDEIETTNKEVPRLDVEERIREFLKEKDGVKALCLLHSAGSGKTSKTRDAILELEGNHIVFYMATRKVLLSREKEKLEAKNVAVVYEERDTKNSKFVEHIGDTFKHTQVSPGIIKRTVEQVKMLAENGHRFIWALCTQQALTTTENGKSTAEHMKYLITPRIIDKYNLHIILDEFLGYSNGLFAIEQMFKLIKKAQGKAKLYIFDANGYSASIMKKLLEEYKEFQVMPDAIVVCDYKESEIFEHEGIKVYVHTKHGYPSPKIILKRKFINLLSVKNKREMEEKVAKEVVNYIKSTADKNSTAFVYVQDKSILYKINEMLEKEGLKTLIATAESRKSQERINKGDEDVLLSTSTLSRGIDLSREHKPINQIYVIIHSWGIESNLVELIQTISRARGDDITEKSDKKIHLIYLVHFWESATDSILEYIDEEVDRDLINLLLHRQALEQILELDHVVSTIIAQFVKSPESEKMVLIPIPKQYKTQYIPNPIAEIEETLSFIENIRRLTKEENLQRLYELILKAMSVSAVKIDFKNSYSYYHPYILFERQEVRTYFEDRLRGNIYNLFKKVEGILKEHNEEKADLAKKRIMNFLDTETKMPVLIPVYSYVLTKHILRKNEKLRFEISKTVGRGGADTVLGSTRPTTYCFKGENIPDEYACIPLGEDYPYKEVLSGRFAKFPVEFIRRLLNG; encoded by the coding sequence ATGGGGAGCGTAAAATCTCAGTTTTTAGGATACGTTTTTGAGGGGGCCTTTAAGCTGGGATTTCTAAAAGATAAGATAGTGGATTACGAAGACTTCAAGAAAAAAGGGGTTTTTCTTTATGTGGCTCAGAAGTATGAATATGTCTTGGAAGATTTGGTCCGAGCTTGGATGGAGCTTGAAGAGATAGTTCCAGATAGATTGGAAGAGCTTAGGGAGCTGGGAATTGGTGACTATACGGATAAAAAACTTCTCTACTTTCTGTTTTTAACAGGTTTTTACGAAGGTTTGTTTTTTGGCGGGCAATTTGAAAAATCGCACCTTATAAAGTATGCCATAGGCGAAGAAGCTGAAGCGGGCAGGTATCTAAATGCAGACCTTATATTTATAGACGGTTCGGCTCTATATGTTGTGGATTTCAAACTTGGAGGAGCACAGCACAAGGCTAAGTATATTCTCAGTGGTCAGGAGGAAAACATACCTTTCAGAACGCCGGGGGTGCCCATAAACCTGTCTTTGGGTGAAATGAGTTTAGAAGGCTTTTTGGACAGTCTTATTAGGCTAGAAGACAAACTTCTGAACCTTCAGAGCGTAAATCCAGAAATCAAGGGTTTTCTTCAAACACTCTCTTATGCGGTGGATTACCTTTGTGAAGAAAAACCAGAAAAAAACCTTTCGGAAATAAACGTATTCTTGCTGTATCCCTTAGCAGAGCCTTTTTGTGCGCGCTTTTACTGGAAAGGGGAAAACCTAAACCAATACAGAGAACAGATAAAAGAAATTTACCACAAATTCAGCGAAAAAGATTGGAGCTTCTCAGCCCTTGAAAAGCCATCAGCGGTAAGATTTGAAAGAATTCACAATGAAACATTCAGAAAGATAGAAGAGCTAAACGAAAAAATAAGGCAGTTGGAGTCTCAGGAAGATGAAATAGAAACAACCAATAAAGAAGTCCCAAGGTTGGACGTAGAAGAACGTATAAGGGAGTTTTTAAAGGAAAAAGACGGAGTAAAAGCTTTGTGTCTTCTACACTCCGCTGGAAGTGGGAAAACGTCCAAAACCAGGGACGCCATTTTAGAGCTGGAAGGAAACCACATAGTGTTTTACATGGCAACAAGAAAGGTCCTTCTCAGCAGAGAGAAAGAAAAACTGGAAGCTAAGAATGTGGCTGTGGTATATGAAGAAAGGGACACCAAAAATTCTAAGTTTGTGGAACACATAGGAGATACGTTCAAACATACGCAAGTTTCTCCAGGCATCATAAAGCGCACCGTGGAGCAAGTTAAAATGCTCGCGGAAAACGGACACAGGTTTATATGGGCCCTTTGCACCCAGCAAGCACTGACCACCACAGAAAACGGCAAAAGCACAGCAGAACACATGAAGTATCTAATAACTCCAAGAATAATAGATAAATACAACCTTCACATAATTCTTGACGAATTCTTAGGATACAGCAACGGGCTTTTTGCCATTGAACAAATGTTCAAATTAATAAAGAAGGCACAAGGAAAAGCAAAGTTATACATCTTTGATGCTAACGGCTACAGCGCTTCTATTATGAAAAAGCTATTGGAAGAGTATAAAGAATTCCAAGTTATGCCAGACGCTATAGTTGTTTGTGATTACAAGGAAAGCGAAATTTTTGAACACGAGGGTATAAAGGTTTATGTGCATACCAAACACGGATACCCTTCTCCAAAAATAATCTTAAAAAGAAAGTTTATAAACCTTTTGAGTGTCAAAAACAAACGAGAAATGGAAGAAAAAGTTGCCAAGGAAGTAGTCAATTACATCAAAAGCACCGCAGACAAAAACAGCACAGCCTTTGTTTACGTGCAAGATAAGAGTATCCTTTACAAAATAAACGAGATGCTTGAAAAAGAGGGTCTTAAAACGTTAATAGCTACCGCAGAGTCTCGCAAAAGTCAGGAGAGAATAAACAAAGGCGACGAAGACGTGCTTCTTTCGACTTCCACGCTATCAAGAGGTATAGACCTTTCCAGAGAACACAAACCAATAAATCAGATATACGTAATAATACACAGCTGGGGGATAGAAAGTAATTTAGTAGAGCTCATTCAAACCATATCAAGGGCAAGGGGAGATGATATAACGGAAAAATCAGATAAGAAAATCCACCTAATTTACTTAGTCCATTTTTGGGAAAGTGCAACAGACAGTATCCTTGAATACATAGACGAAGAGGTGGATAGGGATTTAATAAATCTCTTGCTCCACAGACAAGCTTTGGAGCAAATCCTTGAGCTTGATCATGTGGTATCTACAATAATCGCACAGTTTGTTAAAAGTCCAGAAAGTGAAAAGATGGTTTTGATCCCCATCCCTAAGCAATACAAAACGCAATACATACCAAACCCAATAGCAGAAATAGAAGAAACCCTTAGTTTCATAGAAAACATCCGCAGACTAACAAAAGAAGAAAATTTACAAAGGTTATACGAGTTAATACTCAAAGCAATGTCGGTCTCTGCGGTAAAAATAGACTTTAAAAACTCCTACAGCTACTATCATCCTTACATACTTTTTGAAAGACAAGAGGTTAGGACCTACTTTGAGGATAGATTAAGAGGAAACATATACAACCTGTTTAAGAAGGTGGAAGGCATTCTAAAAGAGCACAACGAAGAAAAAGCCGATCTTGCTAAAAAACGCATAATGAACTTTTTGGATACCGAAACCAAAATGCCAGTTTTAATACCTGTATATTCTTATGTTTTAACCAAACACATTTTGCGTAAAAACGAAAAGCTAAGGTTCGAAATAAGCAAAACCGTAGGAAGAGGTGGGGCAGATACGGTTTTGGGAAGCACAAGGCCTACTACTTATTGTTTTAAAGGCGAAAACATTCCAGACGAATATGCGTGCATACCTTTGGGAGAAGATTATCCATATAAAGAGGTTTTAAGTGGCAGATTTGCTAAGTTTCCTGTAGAATTTATAAGGAGGTTGTTGAATGGTTGA
- a CDS encoding cysteine desulfurase family protein — protein sequence MFIKKLGKRVVYLDHIATTPVAQEVLDAMLPYFREHFGNPTSLHSFGQVAKKAINEAREKIASLIRANSPEEIIFTSGGIEANNLAIKGIAKAYEKRGRHIVSTEIEHHSILHPLKSLEREGWEVTYLKPDHYGIIHPDQVREAVREDTVLVSIGHSNREIGTIQNIKELVKAAKEKNPRVVFHTDACPTLGHYPVDLKDWGVDCASFTAHLMYGPKGVGALWTRKGVKVRPLIEGGTQERGVRAGTENVPGIVGFGAAAELTQKELEDRMTRLSYYRNKLKKAIEEKLDYVEFTGHPTQRLPHHLSLIVHLIEGEAMLLRLDLMGVETASGSACVSLALKQSHVLFAIGVPKEVANGSLVFSFGRDNTEEDVDYVAEEFPKTVKLLRELSPFNPENWEQYVKGKK from the coding sequence ATGTTTATAAAGAAACTTGGAAAGAGAGTTGTTTATTTAGACCATATAGCCACTACTCCAGTGGCGCAAGAAGTGCTGGACGCTATGCTTCCTTACTTTAGAGAACACTTTGGCAATCCCACTTCTCTGCACAGCTTTGGCCAAGTGGCAAAAAAAGCCATAAACGAAGCAAGAGAAAAGATAGCAAGTTTAATACGCGCCAACTCTCCGGAGGAAATCATATTCACTTCTGGGGGAATAGAAGCTAACAATCTTGCTATAAAAGGTATAGCAAAAGCTTATGAGAAAAGGGGAAGACACATAGTCTCTACGGAGATAGAGCATCACTCCATACTTCATCCCTTAAAGAGCTTGGAAAGGGAAGGTTGGGAAGTAACCTACCTAAAGCCAGACCACTATGGAATCATTCATCCGGATCAGGTAAGGGAAGCGGTAAGAGAGGACACCGTTTTGGTAAGCATAGGCCACTCAAACAGAGAGATAGGCACAATACAGAACATAAAGGAGCTTGTTAAAGCAGCTAAGGAGAAAAACCCAAGGGTTGTATTCCACACGGACGCTTGCCCTACCCTGGGACACTATCCTGTAGATCTTAAGGATTGGGGAGTGGATTGTGCATCCTTTACAGCTCACCTGATGTATGGACCAAAAGGGGTAGGCGCTCTATGGACAAGAAAAGGAGTAAAAGTTAGACCTTTGATTGAAGGTGGAACACAAGAAAGGGGAGTTAGAGCGGGGACGGAGAATGTGCCTGGTATAGTGGGTTTTGGCGCGGCGGCAGAGCTAACTCAAAAAGAGTTAGAAGACAGAATGACAAGACTTTCCTATTACAGAAACAAACTAAAAAAAGCCATAGAGGAAAAGCTTGACTATGTGGAATTTACCGGACATCCCACCCAAAGGCTGCCACATCACCTTTCTTTGATTGTCCATCTTATAGAAGGGGAGGCTATGCTCCTAAGGCTTGACCTTATGGGTGTGGAAACCGCTTCTGGGTCTGCCTGCGTATCCTTAGCCTTAAAGCAATCTCACGTGCTTTTTGCTATAGGCGTGCCCAAGGAGGTTGCCAACGGTTCTTTGGTTTTCAGCTTTGGAAGGGACAACACGGAGGAGGACGTGGATTACGTGGCAGAAGAGTTTCCAAAGACGGTAAAGTTGCTAAGAGAACTCTCTCCCTTCAATCCAGAAAATTGGGAGCAGTACGTTAAAGGTAAAAAGTAA
- a CDS encoding Maf family protein — protein sequence MRLLILASESKRRVEILKMLGYSFFVIPSMIEEGYEQNPLIAARRLAYQKAFKVWKEYKFSTVLGADTVVVLGEKILGKPKDEEQARNMLISLSGRWHKVITAVAILSPKGKVIFHDTAWVKFRKIDEEEIDEYIKTKEPLDKAGAYGVQGLGAKFVERIKGDFYTVMGLPASKTDSFLKSLLD from the coding sequence GTGAGGCTTCTTATATTAGCTTCTGAGTCAAAGAGGAGGGTGGAGATACTTAAAATGCTCGGGTATAGCTTCTTTGTTATACCATCTATGATAGAAGAGGGATACGAGCAAAATCCTCTGATAGCTGCCAGAAGACTAGCATACCAAAAGGCCTTTAAGGTATGGAAAGAGTATAAGTTTTCCACAGTCTTGGGTGCGGATACCGTAGTGGTATTAGGTGAAAAAATCCTTGGGAAACCGAAAGACGAAGAGCAAGCAAGAAATATGCTCATAAGTCTATCTGGCAGATGGCACAAGGTTATAACTGCGGTAGCCATTCTATCCCCCAAAGGAAAGGTTATCTTTCATGATACCGCGTGGGTTAAATTTAGAAAAATTGACGAGGAAGAGATTGATGAATACATTAAAACAAAAGAGCCGTTGGACAAGGCCGGTGCCTATGGAGTGCAAGGATTGGGTGCTAAGTTTGTGGAAAGGATCAAGGGGGACTTTTACACTGTTATGGGTCTTCCTGCATCCAAAACGGATAGCTTTCTTAAGTCTTTGCTTGATTAG